Proteins encoded by one window of Torulaspora delbrueckii CBS 1146 chromosome 2, complete genome:
- the PCH2 gene encoding Pch2p (similar to Saccharomyces cerevisiae PCH2 (YBR186W); ancestral locus Anc_8.558), with amino-acid sequence MVYMVDANLRSSTVRLVRLALVEEHRVKSNDDLASGPGEVVAEKMRIFCNLLKNVIRKKLSRFTTSELDNLTLSSSVFLGEGHGSIEISEPPTEAQGRIIKSLVKVVFHQMEKKESSDNFEDLDEGHANLFLSLFIKRIHCDVFEESSLLTLNQSSHFELHERICKIVTGCENAIENKPQLFPTVYHDGFFVVHLYCCLEDNLQDSGSDVLLEEFDKIDLDDDDGSDDGDPDGPTLTSLSIYSGLISKLRVSKQTLSQTKITLLPSQDFEGLWESLHFDDRIKQRFYSYATVALKIASLSKDVEDDSYMDILANNKLLLVHGPPGTGKTTICKALCHKLSIRREFSQEVSPIDTTHKGIVVEISCSQIFSRWFGESSKNLATIFNDVENLLKINQQNASFVCLLIDEVEAIAFSRSDLLNKNESTDGVRVVSTLLTQLDRLKKYNNLLVLATSNLIESLDPAFVDRTDGAFYIGNPSKNGIVEILTLGLRGLISKGIISVLGDSSDILESPKYKQIMITIADKCLSAGTSGRTLRKLPLNCLSEHFRTIPVTLDNFLLALAMSVTSLSNQNHV; translated from the coding sequence ATGGTTTACATGGTTGATGCAAATTTGAGGAGCAGTACGGTACGCTTGGTACGATTGGCGTTGGTTGAGGAACACAGGGTCAAATCGAATGATGATTTAGCAAGTGGACCAGGTGAAGTGGtagctgaaaagatgagAATCTTTTGTAACTTGCTCAAGAACGTTATAAGGAAGAAGCTATCTCGATTTACAACTTCAGAGCTCGATAATCTGACTTTATCTTCGAGCGTGTTTCTTGGTGAGGGACATGGGAGTATTGAGATCAGCGAGCCGCCCACAGAAGCACAGGGTCGAATAATCAAGAGCTTGGTAAAAGTTGTATTCCATCAGATGGAAAAAAAAGAAAGCTCTGATAATTTCGAGGACTTGGATGAGGGGCATGCTAACCTTTTTCTCTCGCTATTCATTAAGAGAATTCATTGTGATGTATTCGAAGAAAGTTCCCTACTCACTCTCAATCAGAGCTCACATTTCGAATTGCATGAACGTATTTGTAAGATTGTTACAGGTTGTGAGAATGCGATTGAAAACAAACCTCAGTTGTTCCCTACAGTCTATCACGATGGATTCTTCGTTGTCCATTTGTATTGCTGCTTGGAGGATAATTTGCAGGACAGTGGTAGCGACGTCTTGCTCGAAGAATTTGACAAGATCGATCTcgacgatgacgatggaAGCGATGACGGAGACCCAGATGGCCCAACTTTGACTTCCTTATCCATCTACAGTGGGCTAATCTCAAAGTTACGAGTTTCCAAGCAGACACTCTCTCAAACAAAGATAACCCTGCTGCCCTcacaagattttgaaggattatGGGAATCGTTACATTTCGACGATCGAATAAAGCAGAGATTTTACAGCTATGCGACAGTAGCGCTCAAAATAGCTAGTTTATccaaagatgttgaagacgATTCATATATGGACATCCTAGCAAACAACAAGCTATTACTCGTACATGGGCCTCCAGGAACTGGGAAGACAACCATTTGCAAAGCTTTGTGCCACAAATTATCCataagaagagaattttCACAAGAGGTAAGTCCCATAGATACCACTCACAAGGGGATCGTCGTGGAGATATCATGCTCCCAGATATTCTCACGATGGTTCGGTGAATCGTCAAAAAACTTGGCaaccattttcaatgatgTTGAGAATCTGttaaagatcaatcaaCAGAATGCCTCGTTCGTTTGCCtattgatcgatgaagtGGAAGCGATCGCTTTCTCCCGAAGCGATTTACTCAACAAGAACGAATCGACAGATGGAGTTAGGGTTGTGAGTACTTTGCTTACTCAATTGGATaggttgaagaagtacaacAATCTGTTGGTCCTAGCCACATCAAACCTTATTGAGTCACTCGATCCGGCTTTTGTCGACAGAACAGACGGTGCCTTTTACATTGGTAATCCATCTAAAAACGGAATTGTCGAAATCTTGACGTTAGGCCTACGAGGACTAATCTCCAAGGGAATAATCTCTGTTTTGGGCGATTCCTCAGATATCTTGGAAAGCCCAAAATACAAGCAAATCATGATAACAATTGCAGACAAATGCCTG
- the GLO4 gene encoding hydroxyacylglutathione hydrolase GLO4 (similar to Saccharomyces cerevisiae GLO2 (YDR272W) and GLO4 (YOR040W); ancestral locus Anc_5.637), translated as MHVKPIKMRWLTGGVNYSYLLTTQDRSKSWLIDSAEVAEVLPHLSNSEMDSIEAIVNTHHHYDHAGGNIAMLAALKKQIGRTVKVIAGSGNSPAASDIPKHLQRYSLGDLEITCIRTPCHTQDSVCYHVKDSDTNEQALFTGDTLFTAGCGRFFEGTAEEMDTALNDRIPKGVQEPNWNITRVFPGHEYTKSNVKFVRKAVYPNLGDNKSFDELEKFCEGHEVTTGHFTLTDEMQFNPFMKLNDPLVRKAVSDHKNAFTHAQVMNQLRKMKNAA; from the coding sequence ATGCACGTCAAACCTATTAAGATGAGATGGCTAACTGGAGGGGTCAACTATAGTTACCTCTTAACCACCCAGGACAGGAGCAAATCGTGGTTGATTGATTCAGCCGAGGTGGCAGAAGTGCTGCCCCACCTCAGCAACTCTGAAATGGACAGTATAGAGGCTATTGTCAATACACATCATCATTATGACCATGCTGGTGGTAACATTGCTATGTTAGCGGCCTTAAAGAAACAAATAGGACGCACTGTGAAGGTTATTGCAGGCTCGGGTAATTCGCCAGCTGCCTCAGATATCCCAAAACATCTACAACGTTACTCCTTGGGCGATTTAGAAATCACTTGTATCAGAACGCCTTGTCACACTCAGGATTCCGTTTGTTACCATGTGAAGGACTCTGATACGAACGAACAGGCTCTCTTTACTGGTGACACTTTATTCACTGCCGGTTGTGGGcgtttctttgaaggtaCCGCAGAAGAGATGGATACAGCATTAAACGATAGGATTCCAAAAGGCGTCCAAGAACCCAACTGGAACATCACTCGAGTTTTCCCCGGTCACGAATACACAAAGAGCAACGTAAAATTCGTCCGCAAAGCGGTATACCCCAATCTTGGTGACAACAAGTCTTTCGATGAATTAGAAAAATTCTGTGAAGGACACGAAGTGACCACAGGTCATTTCACGCTCACTGACGAGATGCAATTCAACCCGTTCATGAAACTCAACGATCCACTTGTGAGAAAAGCAGTTTCAGACCACAAGAACGCATTCACGCACGCTCAGGTGATGAACCaactgaggaagatgaagaatgCAGCCTGA
- the CUE5 gene encoding ubiquitin-binding protein CUE5 (similar to Saccharomyces cerevisiae DON1 (YDR273W) and CUE5 (YOR042W); ancestral locus Anc_5.638), translating to MSEKIALKTEEETAKDTTKDVGSEKPVTQVSDVIVPEVAGAKLEKESEVKNDEEKPPSLPNRKDAKGVEQKTPAENPIFKQLKEAFPNLEDKSIKAVIIASQGAVDPAFNALLYLSDPESGRDIELPSEPVTTQAPELPARRRQSQLEQDEMLARQLDQQYNKTRQRPRHQRPVDGEREAYRQRLRDRQRRGQQPLTPEEQRELEGDDDSWAQFMEKDLPELRDRANKSIQETATKLNGWFSGIRKNLVGEEADSAYQGEQQRGGWYDDPYSREQDQHYAEKELPKKPERRRFNSFGAQIGDDSLENHGITLQNNDLNDDLDEEDDIPPQLGTKTSNKDDRSATEEKVVAQTTYIDTPDNANRKKWQPVPPEPVATTPTKTSGKPVHGKNADEDDFLINSEDEM from the coding sequence ATGTCTGAGAAAATTGCTTTGAAaactgaggaagaaacGGCTAAGGATACCACTAAAGATGTGGGGTCTGAGAAGCCAGTTACTCAGGTTAGCGATGTGATAGTACCAGAAGTAGCTGGTGCcaagcttgaaaaggaaTCGGAAGTTAAGaatgatgaggaaaagcCTCCATCTTTGCCAAATAGGAAAGATGCTAAGGGAGTCGAGCAGAAAACCCCTGCAGAGAATCCGATCTTTAAGCAACTGAAGGAAGCTTTCCCCAATTTGGAGGATAAGTCCATCAAAGCGGTTATAATAGCCTCTCAAGGTGCTGTGGACCCTGCTTTCAACGCTTTGTTGTATTTGTCGGACCCCGAGTCTGGTAGGGACATTGAACTGCCCAGTGAGCCAGTTACTACTCAGGCTCCAGAGTTGCCTGCAAGAAGGAGACAATCTCAATTGGAACAAGATGAGATGTTAGCACGTCAATTGGATCAACAGTACAATAAGACTCGCCAACGGCCACGCCATCAGAGACCTGTCGATGGAGAACGTGAAGCCTACAGGCAGAGATTAAGAGATCGCCAAAGAAGGGGTCAACAGCCTTTGACCCCTGAAGAGCAAAGAGAGTTAGAAGGTGATGACGATTCATGGGCCCAGTTTATGGAAAAGGATTTGCCTGAGCTACGGGACAGGGCAAATAAATCCATTCAGGAAACGGCTACCAAGCTTAACGGCTGGTTCAGCGGAATTCGCAAGAACTTGGTAGGTGAAGAAGCAGACTCCGCTTATCAGGGTGAACAGCAACGCGGTGGGTGGTATGATGATCCTTACTCTCGGGAACAGGATCAACATTACGCCGAGAAGGAGTTACCTAAGAAACCcgaaagaagaagatttaaCTCTTTTGGTGCTCAAATTGGAGACGATTCTCTGGAGAATCATGGTATCACTTTGCAAAACAATGACTTGAACGAtgatttggatgaagaagatgatatcCCACCTCAACTAGGCACCAAGACGTCGAATAAGGATGACAGAAGCGCTACGGAGGAAAAAGTGGTAGCCCAAACCACTTATATAGACACTCCCGATAACGCTAACAGGAAGAAATGGCAACCAGTGCCACCTGAACCAGTAGCCACCACGCCAACGAAGACTTCCGGCAAGCCAGTGCACGGTAAGAACGCTGATGAGGATgacttcttgatcaatagCGAGGATGAAATGTAG